The window TGTAACATAAAGCTGCACACTTCGATTTCAAAAATACCCAGACAGATTTTCAAAGACTCGACGATAAACACTAAGGTGGCACTTCATAACTtaacagtgaaaaatgagagCATAATTACAGAGGAAATAGAAATGTGCAAAGAGAAAATGCTGCCAATAAACTTGTTaacaattatttcaactttctTCTACAAGCTTGAGGTATTATTGATGTTTCTAGACTTTCTTGACAACTTGTTACCTTATTTATGATAAATTATAACTCTCTCATGTGTGTTTTCCTATTTTCTGAAGATAAGACTGCAAACCTGGGAAATTCAAGTGAGCAATGCACTGCAAAGATCACCAGCTGCAAGTTTTTGATTGACACAGCATCATTagtaaagggaaaaaaagaatagGAAACATTCTTAGTAATTAAACACTAAAGTGgcatttttcctgttttccgTTTCCGTTTGTCATCATAATTTGAACTTTCTGACCTTTCTTCTATAACTTAAAACATTATGTTGTGTTGTCTCTACTTTCTTGACATACTGTTGGCTTATATATGATAAAACTTTCTCACTTTTGTGTTCCTATTTTCTGAAGATAAGACGACAAATCCGGCCTTAGAAGAATAACAAGCTTCTGTCACCGAAAAGTGAGTGTGCACAAGTTATTTATAGCTTGTTTGCTGACCATGATCAGGGGATCTTTAACCAACATCATTACAAAAGTGTCACTATATTATCACACTCAGAGCTGATTATGGTTATTATCATACTCATGAAAATGTACAACTGTAAAATTTTGCATAATCTCTATGAAGTCTGAGTTGCCTTGCTCGCTCTGAGGCTGCAGGTTGAATAAATTGTCAAAGTATGACTCTCACATCTTTAGTTTTACATGTCTACATTTGAAAGAGAAGTCCTGTGTGATAATAAAGTTAGGCAAAAAACCTTGTAGTGTCTCACCGATTCACCGCCTGCCTGGCTGATTTACAGAGTGACACCTCATCAGTCAGCTGTAGCACTGTGATAGATTAGCAGCACTGTGTCAAGGCAGGGCAGTTAAGTGTTTTATGATGCAGAGAGAGGCCATAATAATAAAGCATGTGTGACTTATTGGGTCTGGATGCTTCCACAGCATCAGAGGACAGATGCGAGGTGGCGGAAGGGCCGGGGCCACATTATTCACAACTAGAACAACATCCACATTAGCATGAATAAACATCACAACTCTATGATGTGTTACTAATTTTACTATCAGTGTATGAAAATTAATCATAAagtaaattcattaaaaaagacagtctgcattttaatattaagcagtaaataaataaccGATAAATGACTAAtcatacaaacaaatacatttatttatgtatctcTCTGCTCATTCATCacaatgattattgatttctaCATTTCCTGCATAACATACactatgttaatatttttttgctAGGTCTATTTTCCGGCAATCCGAGTAGGAGTTCACTCATTTTACAAAGAGACAATTCTCGTTATTCTCTGTAAACAGCTGTGTTAATTaaaacagcagctgctctgACCAATCAGACTGTCAGACTATCAGTGACCAACACGGAGACTAAATGTAACATCCTGTCGAGTCCAGCTGTGTAAGGAAATCCAAGTAAGCAATGCACTGCAACACTGATCGCCAGCTGCAGGTGTTTGATTGATATAGCATCATTagtgaggagaaaaacaaaaaaaaaaaaacaggaaagcaACAGGGATTGTAAAACGCTGGAGTGTGTGACATTGGACACACGACTCAAAAGATAAAGAATAATGACAAGGTGGAATTTAGGATGTTAACTGGTTTTACAAATagaaaaaccattaaaaaaatacactaatTTCTCATAAGATGTTTCAGAAATTATTAAACACAACACCCTGCTTTCcaatcataaaatataaaaagcagaTGTACACATCTGTCACTTAAAGACAATCTCTTGTGTGACTTGACTGTTGCTCAAAGTCGGAGCAACAGCAGAGGTCGTCTCGAGGATCAATGGCTTTCACGGTCTTCTCCTGGCAGCAACAAATTCacgggagagagaaagatgactTACGAGAGGCGGGCAGGTGAGATGTCTGAATGTatgacagcaacaacaactCCGGCATAATGTGACTGATGCGTACATGCTGAAGATTTATTTCCTGTTAGATCTTAATTCCCTTAACTGTGAAAAGAACGCTGTTCCAAGTGTCACTGCTTAATCAAGTTATACAGAGGtacaagtttttaaaattaatgtgACAACTTGTGTGAGCTGCGTGGAAACTCTTTGTGATCCAAACGACTGAAATGAATTCACAGAAAAGCAGGTCGGTCTTAATATGAATAGTCTGATGATGATTCTCAATTTAGTATCAAGTCACTATAATGTGTGATGAAAGAAAATTTAGTTCAAAGTGCTGAAAGTAGTGTGAAAAGCAGCTTATAATTATGAAGTGTGGATTAATTTTTGGATTAATTTGAGTTAAGAACATAAAAGTTCGTTCCACATGACATAGGATGCCAGCTCCATACTCTGAAGAAGACCAAACcgtcatttggtctataaaacgtggtgaaaaatgtcgatatCTGtgtcccaaaacccaagatgcaacatcaaatgtcttgttttgtcccgactaACAGCTCACAACttaaagattttcagtttatgatcatagaacaaaagaaaccagaaaatatttacatttaagattTGGGAACTAGAGAATTTtagtatatttttctttaaaaatgactgaaaacaatgaatgaattaattttctgtatcttgttttgtcccgaccaacaatCCACAcgatattcactttactatcataaaagactaaagaaaccagaaaatattcacatttaagaggctggatAGGGagaattttgtattttttttcttaaaaaatggctcaaaacaattaatcgattatcaaaatagctggcgattcattttctgtctattaATCGACtgatagttgcagctctatttgaAAGTTGTAAAGGCCAGTGTGTGGGCTTCTGAGCTTAGATTAATTTGTTTCACACGGTCAGGTTAGGTTGAAAATGAAGAATTTGCTATAAGTGAGAACTGGTTACTTGTTACTTGATAATTACCTGACTGAGCATCAACATTTGACAAGCAAAAGCCTTGTCCTAACATACCTTCAGATATAAAAACTGCCAAAAACCTGTCTGATTCATATACAAGACCTGTTCAGATccaagaacaaaacaaaaaaaatgtgtgagaaaaaaaattgttaaacTTTGTTATAAGCTTTACCTTCTTTGGAGCAAAGATATTGTGCTTTAGCCCCTCCACCAGCTCAGGCCCAGAGGTGGCCCAGGTTTGAGAAAACACCTCAGCCTTGTCTGGGTTTAGATGAACcgcctccagctgctgctgcagagacgCCGGCTTTATATTATGATACACTGcctaaagaaaagaaaaaaggagaggagaggagataacCCATATGTATCAATCCATGGTATCAATAAGACAACTATCACCGCTCAACACAACATTGTCACAATACAACAGTGACCCCAGCTGGAAAAGAAATGCTCAGTATGTGAGCACAGCATGTGGTTATGCAATTTTCTTCCTTTGTTACTTTCTTTAGTCTAATCACCATAGATTGAGCTCcagaaaatatgcatttaagcAAAGTGCACAATTCAACTTAAGATTTGGTCAACTGTGGTAATTTATCTCTTTCCATGAACACGGCAGACGAAAGGATGCAAAAGATTGTGATGTGTTCTCTGTCCTTATGAACCATAGAAAATCTTGACAGTAGGTTATGAAAGTCACTGCATGgtcacattttcactttttaaaagtttatgtttCTCAACTGCATAATGTGAACAACCCCaggaattaaatataaataaaaagtatgtatatttcttttttccacatctacAGCAATGGAAATAGTTATACAGAgtatttttccttatttgtgtTCCTCCATCACATCTAATACCTAATGTTTATCCTTATAAATATTAGTATTGTTAAAGAAGTAAGAGATGTCATACAAGAACCTCCGGTAAAGACAAAATAGCACTTCAGTCTAAAATCAGGTAAAATGCTTAAAATCACTTTAATCACCTGCTCTAGAATAAAGGCAGCAGTTTCCAGGACCAAGTTCAGAGCCTGTTTATCCAATGATAGAGCAGTCTGAAGTTtttgctcctcctcttcactgaATGTCCGCTCTCcctgtgaggaaaaaaacagtttaccTTATTAATGTTAATACTTCAATTAACattaactattttaataatacatttatttttatatataaacaaaaggctgttttctgtttgagaaTCAAAAACTTGGATTATTTGGGTGTCCAGCATATGAAGAATGATGTGAAATTTTCATATAATAAAAAGGATAACAGATGAGAACAAAGGACTTATACGATTTTTCATTGGCAAAGGCTTATAAATGCATTCTCAAGCAACATACGATAAACTTGTATATTTGACACAGATGTAAAAAAGCAACTACAGAGGTTAATGTAAAAGACAATAACATCAatccaaaacacattaaaagtgTAATTTGGAAGATGGTGGACATGAAGTCATAATAAATGAACACAATAAAGCAAACCAGTTTACCCAAAATGAAGAGACCTTTTGCAAAGCACACATGCAGATTTGTCAGAGCAGTAAAAGCACATGTGGACGTAATAACGTCAGTTCAGTTTAATTATCCCCGGAGGCCATACAAGTGAGCCATCTTATACAACACCTCAGGCCATAAAACTGGTAAAACTAAAGAGAATACAGCCCATAGTAACgttattatttacacttgtgcttttcctgctatgacaggtaaaaaatgtctttcatgAAAAAGGCTCATTACTTTCTCTTAGTAAGtcgaaaataaataaataaataataaaactagCAGACAAACTGTTCCTGGAGTGAGTAACTGCAACCTTTTGACAGCCAGCTATGTCTTGTGAAAAACCAGAATGATCAACAGGACCAggcatgtgtgtgcattcattAGAGCAGAGTCTGACTGACGCTCCACTAAGTCATTATGCATGCGCTGCTCTCTCTGGCACTACAGCTTTGCTGAAAAAGCCTCAAAAGCCTCTTGTCTTTGGCACGTATAACACTGCGCGGCCTCTGTACCTTCAGATGAAGCTTTTGTATGATGCGGGAGATTAATCTGGAGAACTTGTTCACATCAATCGCGTTGATGAAAGTCACCGCTTCTTTTATGCTGTTTGGAAAGAAGAAGCGTGAGTGTTAATGACAGCGGTGTGGaaaagtactcagatcctttcgAATCAGAATCAGTGTTTTCTGGCCAAGTGAGAGAAATTTCACTCCGGCTGTCAGTGGATTTCAAAGGTACTTCTATAAACTTGCAAAATCAAACAGAAGCTATAGACAAGACATATAGTGGTGAAAACATACAGCAGCATCAACAAATTAGTGTTTTCTATCCTTTGCAATGGGTTGCACGGAATAAACAGGGGCATCGGTGCAGGATGTTGAAAGTATAAAGCAGTGTGAGATGAGATTGTGATATGATGACACATTTGAATATGTATGAGTATGAATACTATTACGCATATGCAGACATACTCGCTCCTGCAAAGTAAATATGCTGTGTGTACACGCATTTCACTATCTGTCCATATGTGCATTAAAAATTAAAGTAGTAATATTACAAGGTAAATACACTCATCATCAAAAGGAGGCATTCATAATTTTACTGCAGTCAAAGTAAACACATATGAGCTCAACAAACACTTAAGTACTGGTGTATATATAATTAGCTTTGAGCATATCTTAAGCGACAACTGGTcttacatttacttttttatgaatgtgtgtatatatttacatacatatacttttttatttttgtacaatGACAAATGCTAttgactagagctgcaacattgatttgattaatcgattagtttcCAACAATTAAATGAATCGtcatctattttgataatcaattaatcgttttgagtctttttttttaaaggagaaaatttccacattttcagattcctgcttctcagatgtaaatattttctggagtctttagtcctctgtgacagtaaactgaatatcctTGGGTTGTGGATTGTcagtcaggacaaaacaagacatttgaggttacatcttgggctttgggaaacatttttcaccagtttctgacattttatagaccaaacaactaattgattaatcaaggaaAGAATTGAAAGATTAATCGATAAcgaaaataatccttagttgcagccctactctTGACTTTTGATCCTAAACTTCCAGCTTAGTAATATTATTTCTGTCGGTTTAGAAATGAATAAACGAATACAAATTATTTACAGTAagtcaaattaaacaaactagTGCACTACAAATATTAGGCATTACTACACTTAACAGAGCCCGTTTTATAGGATTGGTGACTTTTGTCCCAGTTGTGCTTCttaaataacatatttttgcacatttgagACTTCTGCACTCAAATGTAGAAACACTGTATTACTGCAATAGAGTCACAAGGCAtctgttttttatattaaaggTGATTTGATGAACCAAAACTGCTGCCTAGTTTGAATCTAAAACTTGTAACTTTCTAGACGATGACAGGACGATGCTCTAATTGGGTGCTAATATCCCACAGCTggacttaaatacagtacaaaaGTAAAACAGTGAACACCGGGGTAAAGGCAGCTtgactaaaatgttaaaagactGGCAGACGAAAACCTGacagagacacattttaaagatACGAGCAATAACATAAGTTATGCCAAAATAATGTATTAAGCGTTATAACGTTTTTGCTAGTGTCCATTATGCACCAAATCCCAATAATAACAACTTTCAGGAGGATTTCGTGGCTCGACATGAAGCTACATGTAGCTTAACGTTAATTACTGGAAGGACTCAAAACAAAATCCCAAcctttgtgtgtctttaataACTGAAGTCATTGTTGTCTGATGCTTTCAGTAAATAAGAATGAAAGAGTGAAAAGGTGTCACAGCTGCAGCATCTTCCTCCTCATACTGTTGTCATTTCTCTCTTCCTGGTCGTGACTACATGGTAACCCTGGATTAGCGAAACATCTCGCGAGAGTGATCATAACtcaaaaccatgatcttttcctaaccctaaccaagtgtttttgtgcctaaacctaaccaaaccttaataacagcgttgtcacatcataaaacataattattatgTATAATGGCAAACAACAAGCACAATGAAGGAACAACGCCTACAAATCTCGCCAGAgcaaatctagggttaccatcGTTAGACGACCCTTTCCGGTCTGTTGTCACAAGACGACTCACATGACAGTCAAAGCTGCGTGATAATACGCACACGGTGAAGTTTCAGTACTCAGAATGAAGCAACACACGACGAATTGcagcaaaataatcaaaacGTAGGTAATTTGTGTATTCTAACACAACAGTGTCAACAATAATTTAATCTTCCGGACTCTGTCACTGCATTATTGATTTCCTTGGAACGTATTTTGCGTAAATCTGCGCAAAATGACTCTCTGAAAGTGTCCAGTGCAACAGTCACTACAGAAATCCATATACTGGTATCACGAGTGGTGGAGGAGGTATTTAGATCCCCTAGTtagaaaagtagaaatactgtagTCTAAAAATACGCCTTTATGTACTCCTTTAAAAGTCCTAAattcaaaatgtgtaaaagtaCAACAAGTATTGTCAGCAAAATGTGcttaaagtaacaaaaagtACAAGTCATTAGTCAGACTGGTTTCTTTTACAATgttatattatagtatattatattgtttgttttatcactaacaaatacatgtaagaacattttaatgttatagTTCATTAATATGGAGCCAATTTTAGATCCTTTGGGtacagtaatagtaatagtaccccatcatattatataaatctatcatagttttttttctaaataataataataataataataataatgataataataataatagactttatttatatagcacctttcacataCAAATGCAGCTTAGAGTGCataacaaatttttaaaaaagaaaagagcagacaatacaaacaacagttagaatattaaaatatattattttatgtaaattctGAACAGTAACTAGTAACTGTAAGTGGCacataaatgtagtggagtagaagtgcaaagtagcataaaacggaaatactcaagtaaccAGCAAGTACTTTaaatttgtacttaagttcAGTACTTATGCTAATGTACTtggttacattccaccactgggtATCACTATCTATTAAGGCATAATAATGTGAATACATACATTatttactaatgctttatagattAATTAACCATTAAGTCATCAGCCAACCCATTAATAAGAACTAAATTTGTCAATTTGTGAAATATCCACTCCAGCGGATGTTCCTTTCTATTAGGTAATAATGCAGTTATAAGTGTTTGTAATCCATTAATCAATATTCATGGGTTTCTCGCATTTTAAAAAGCTATCAGGTCTGCAATTACAAGTTAAATCAACTTTGGTCCAAATCTTCGTCAGCCCTTATAGACATACAGACCTAACCAGTCAAAGAGAGCAAAAACTTCTACTTATTAATGGCCTATAATCGATTCATAATGCATTAGTAAATTTGTTAACCACTGAAAAAACATTACTCATAAACCCTCATAAGCAGACTGGGCTTTTTAAGGAATCTATACAATTTCACTGTTGTGTTGCCCTACAATAGTCCTCCTTTAAAAGGATGAATTGTGGCAATAGCTGAGTATTGTTAAACAAGATCGCATAACTGGAACATCTCCAgggaccacaatggaaataaatcTTGGACTTTATTGTGTATCCTTGAGATTTTGTGGATAAGTGCGACCTCAAATCCTCCCTCTCATTGtgtcaaataaactaaactaaggCTGACTCTGCACCTAGGGAGCTCATTCAGTCATAAACCATTAAAAGCACTTGAGGCAAGTCCCTGTTCAGTGCTAACTTACAGTATATAGTCTATAGTGAGTTCAGTTTGAGACTAAAACCATTTTCTATATCCACATAAAGTACAAAGTCCAAAGTCCACAGAAACTGTATCAAAAATACattgataatataataataattaaaaagaaaatagagacAGGTTGAGTTTTGACAGTTTATTATGTtgtaaaaggagagaaaaaaagtcatgCACAGATTAAAATTAAGATAATTATTTGATAAGACatgataaatcatttaaaaatattttgcatacaaataacagaagaaaaacaatttcagcgcatatatatatacacatatatatatgcatatgtatatatCCATAACTCTGTCACACAGCATAtctttaatataataatattctTTGTTGTTTGCATTGATTTTACAAACAAGCTGTAAGGTATGACTTTCCAATACTGTAGCAGATCTGTTCCAGTTTGTTGTTCAAAAATTGTTCCATTTACAGCACTTTCCACCATGGATTGATTTCTCTAATCTGGAACAACCAAACCAgtaagactaggtcaaaacttCACTACATGCCAAGCTTTCTCTTCAGAAAGTTAAGACTTGAGTAAGTGAAAAGATTCCAGTTACAAACTGACACAGATCTGTACTGTAGCAGCTGAGCGTCAAGGGCCAACCTCCAGCGAGGCAGAAGGAATGTACcactgataaataaatacttcatttttctttcaaacagaaaacaaaaacaaaaaaaaaacatgtaaaacattcttttctttaataggaaaaacaaagagataaCACCAGAACAAGGAGCTTTAAATCACACAGTACCTTCATGATGTATTGTTTTGATAAAAGTTACTTATTTGAGGTTTTGGTAAACAGATTGCATCACGGTAAACATTGGCTGACATCTGCAGGCTGAGGATCTCGCTGCCACTATTTGAAGGAGGGTAAGTTTGGCACTTTTATGCTGATGTCACCAATGTTGATATTTCTGGGCATTTCCGGGAGGTTCATGTTCTTTACAGCTGATACGGCACGAGCAGGCGCTCCTGCAATACcggcctacacacacacacacacacacacacacacacaacacacacaaggagGGTTGATAAGATACAAACCAGTAAATCAAAAACAAGCTGTACATGACACCACACTGAACAGTGGACACTGGACAAACATAAGTACACAACATAGTGCTAAACAGAGAACTAGACAAAACAGTCAACTGCTGACAAAATGCAAAAGCACTGACAGCTACTAGGACAGACAACATGTGCAAATGTACATTCAGATGCCTTCATAGCTTCAAATGCACATGCATTATTTGGGTCTATAATGGTTTACATCACAACCAGAGCCAATTATGAATCAACTGTGAAGACACACTGTACTAGACCATTCACTAATTTGGATGTACTGAGCAGTAACTGGACATTCATCAATGGACAAAGGCGGCATTGCTGAAAGTGAACCCACCGGACTCTTGAGGACCGATAAGGGTAAAAATGCAAGGAGAGAATTGGGTAAAGCAGAAAAAATGGGTTTGGATATGAAGACTGAAATGATGTTTGGATAGATAGGTACAGTATGTATTGATtgtttgtgttaaataaaataaaaacgtgTCAACATAATATAGGACTACAAGCTTTAGCCATTATAA is drawn from Thunnus albacares chromosome 2, fThuAlb1.1, whole genome shotgun sequence and contains these coding sequences:
- the commd10 gene encoding COMM domain-containing protein 10 isoform X1, with protein sequence MTSVIKDTQSIKEAVTFINAIDVNKFSRLISRIIQKLHLKGERTFSEEEEQKLQTALSLDKQALNLVLETAAFILEQAVYHNIKPASLQQQLEAVHLNPDKAEVFSQTWATSGPELVEGLKHNIFAPKKLDYVGWQLNLQMAQSSQARLKSPSAVLQLGLRNEDSEVQENVFVEFNHQELLEFYNKLEIVQGQLDSLT
- the commd10 gene encoding COMM domain-containing protein 10 isoform X2, with amino-acid sequence MTSVIKDTQSIKEAVTFINAIDVNKFSRLISRIIQKLHLKGERTFSEEEEQKLQTALSLDKQALNLVLETAAFILEQAVYHNIKPASLQQQLEAVHLNPDKAEVFSQTWATSGPELVEGLKHNIFAPKKLDYVGWQLNLQMAQSSQARLKSPSAVLQLGLRNEDSEGYRERHGDCGQSRLLINVGPQLGYGWTAH
- the commd10 gene encoding COMM domain-containing protein 10 isoform X3; protein product: MCALQKVSSFWGERTFSEEEEQKLQTALSLDKQALNLVLETAAFILEQAVYHNIKPASLQQQLEAVHLNPDKAEVFSQTWATSGPELVEGLKHNIFAPKKLDYVGWQLNLQMAQSSQARLKSPSAVLQLGLRNEDSEVQENVFVEFNHQELLEFYNKLEIVQGQLDSLT